The following coding sequences are from one Geothrix sp. window:
- a CDS encoding CvfB family protein, which produces MATLGTLNDLKVLRLGPEGAFLDGGPEGPILLPLEQVPPALELGQALRVFAYREDEGRLVAYLRPPLALGGEVAFLKVVSVNPAGAYLDWGLPRPLFMPWKEVKHEARRLVKPGNKVLVFLFSDEAGHLAASTRLADFLVDEADEFKEGDKVSLVIGDRTDLGVRVIVNHRYWGMVHDSDLFCNVSRGETKEGWVKAPRADRKLSLALSAPGYAKVGTVAQALLDTLIRRGGFLPVTDKSAPEQIHALFGLSKKVFKQALGTLYKARRISIDADGIRLLKTP; this is translated from the coding sequence ATGGCCACCCTCGGCACCCTGAACGATCTGAAGGTCCTGCGCCTGGGGCCGGAGGGCGCGTTCCTGGATGGCGGTCCCGAGGGGCCGATCCTGTTGCCCCTGGAGCAGGTGCCCCCGGCCCTCGAACTGGGCCAGGCTCTGCGGGTCTTCGCCTACCGGGAGGACGAAGGCCGCCTGGTGGCGTATCTGCGCCCGCCCCTGGCCCTGGGGGGCGAGGTGGCCTTCCTGAAGGTGGTGTCCGTGAACCCCGCCGGGGCCTACCTGGACTGGGGCCTGCCCAGGCCTCTGTTCATGCCCTGGAAAGAGGTGAAGCACGAGGCGCGGCGCCTGGTGAAGCCCGGGAACAAGGTGCTGGTGTTCCTCTTCTCCGACGAGGCGGGCCACCTGGCCGCCTCCACCCGCCTGGCGGACTTCCTGGTGGACGAGGCCGATGAATTCAAGGAGGGCGACAAGGTCAGTCTGGTGATCGGGGACCGCACCGATCTGGGCGTGCGCGTCATCGTCAACCACCGCTACTGGGGCATGGTCCACGACAGCGACCTGTTCTGCAACGTGAGCCGCGGCGAAACGAAGGAGGGCTGGGTTAAGGCGCCCCGCGCCGACCGCAAGTTGAGCCTTGCACTCAGCGCGCCGGGCTACGCCAAGGTGGGCACCGTGGCCCAGGCCCTGCTCGACACGTTGATCCGCCGCGGCGGCTTCCTGCCCGTGACGGACAAGAGCGCCCCCGAGCAGATCCACGCCCTGTTCGGCCTCAGCAAGAAGGTGTTCAAGCAGGCCCTCGGCACCCTCTACAAGGCCCGGCGCATCTCCATCGACGCCGACGGCATCCGGCTGCTCAAGACGCCATGA
- a CDS encoding HutD/Ves family protein translates to MLHLRPSDYRVMPWKDGGGSTTEIAIEPAGASLAEPFLWRVSSARVEASGPFSHFPGRARLLTLLEGSGLILDIEDQGRQRLKFPGQVVAFAGDASVHATLIQGPCVDFGVISDPSQVKVTLEWLNLDTEATVITVAPTTLLFTPWGPVRVDPLGVELAPRDCLRLGNAPAATEAPGAKLGVRAATGTTPLVLVSIWPI, encoded by the coding sequence ATGCTGCATCTCCGCCCCTCCGACTACCGCGTCATGCCCTGGAAGGATGGAGGTGGCAGCACGACTGAAATCGCCATCGAACCGGCGGGGGCGAGCCTTGCGGAGCCGTTCCTGTGGCGGGTGAGCTCGGCGCGGGTGGAGGCCTCGGGGCCCTTTTCACATTTCCCGGGCCGGGCGCGGCTGCTGACCCTGCTGGAAGGGTCGGGGCTCATCCTGGACATCGAGGACCAGGGCCGCCAGCGGCTGAAGTTCCCGGGGCAGGTGGTGGCCTTTGCCGGTGATGCGAGCGTTCACGCCACGCTCATCCAGGGACCCTGCGTGGATTTCGGGGTCATCAGCGATCCCAGCCAGGTGAAGGTCACCCTCGAGTGGCTCAACCTGGACACGGAGGCCACCGTCATCACCGTGGCCCCCACCACCCTGCTCTTCACGCCCTGGGGGCCCGTCCGGGTGGACCCCCTCGGGGTGGAGCTCGCACCCAGGGACTGCCTCCGGCTCGGGAATGCCCCCGCCGCCACCGAGGCCCCCGGTGCGAAACTGGGTGTCCGGGCGGCCACGGGCACCACGCCCCTGGTGCTCGTGTCCATCTGGCCCATCTGA
- a CDS encoding DEAD/DEAH box helicase, whose translation MPLSLFDHLPPHGDTSPDALLGAFLAYAESKGLGLYPAQEEAILELFEGKNVILNTPTGSGKSLVASALHFGALAAGRRSVYTCPIKALVNEKWMALCQEFGPENVGLSTGDATVNRDAPILCCTAEILANMALCEGAEANVLDVVMDEFHYYADRERGFAWQVPLLAMPQTRFLLMSATLGDTSFFETELTRLNARPTVTVKGTDRPVPLSFTYAELPLSSTLEHLLEEGKAPIYLVHFTQAEAATSAQDFTSLAVTSREEKTALAAEIGDFKFNSPYGPDLKRWLRMGIGLHHAGLLPKYRILMERLAQKGLLKVICGTDTLGVGINVPIRTVLFTKLCKYGGQKTSILSARDFHQISGRAGRKGFDTVGYVVAQAPEHVIENFRLSQKPGKKFVKRPAPERNYAHWDKSTFEKLQAAAPERLVSRFQVNHGMLLNVLSRRGDGCQAMRHLIHDCHETEHQKAAHFRRGWQLFKTLVVRGIVEFQPPDEFGRKLRVNADLQADFGMDETLSLYLLDTLPLLEVDSPTYALDLITLVESILEDPDFILRSQLHKLKGQAVAEMKLAGIEYEQRMAELEKLEYPKPLRDFIYTTFNEFADKHPWVGQENIRPKSIVREMFESYLSFADYVRTYELQRGEGLLLRHINSAFKVLSKTVPDAFKTDEVREMEAYLSAMLKQVDSSLLDAWERMQNPDFIRAETALAIPGAEEAAKDITRDRKAFMAAIRARLFALLHACATEDWEEAEAVLGEAAGEGVTPEDGEGEPWTAERLKATFSAYTATHQGPRLDPEGRNQRHTYVQPKAGDPRFLVVQQMLVDTGELNDWALELEVDLAASREAGQAVLQLVRCGEFR comes from the coding sequence ATGCCGCTGTCCCTGTTCGACCACCTGCCACCCCACGGGGACACCTCGCCTGACGCCCTGCTGGGGGCGTTCCTGGCTTATGCGGAGTCCAAGGGGCTGGGCCTCTATCCCGCCCAGGAGGAGGCCATCCTGGAGCTGTTCGAGGGGAAGAACGTCATCCTCAACACGCCCACGGGGTCGGGGAAGTCGCTGGTGGCTTCGGCCCTGCACTTCGGGGCCCTGGCTGCAGGGCGGCGCTCGGTCTACACCTGCCCCATCAAGGCCCTGGTCAACGAGAAGTGGATGGCTCTCTGCCAGGAGTTCGGGCCCGAGAACGTGGGCCTCTCCACGGGGGATGCCACGGTGAACCGCGACGCGCCCATCCTCTGCTGCACGGCGGAGATCCTGGCCAACATGGCCCTCTGCGAAGGGGCCGAGGCCAACGTGCTGGATGTGGTCATGGACGAGTTCCACTACTATGCGGACCGCGAGCGGGGCTTCGCCTGGCAGGTGCCCCTGCTGGCCATGCCCCAGACGCGCTTCCTGCTCATGAGCGCGACGCTGGGCGACACCAGCTTCTTCGAGACCGAGCTGACCCGACTCAACGCCCGGCCCACGGTCACGGTGAAGGGCACGGACCGGCCCGTGCCGCTCAGCTTCACCTACGCAGAGCTTCCCCTCAGCAGCACCCTGGAGCACCTGCTGGAGGAGGGCAAGGCGCCCATCTACCTGGTGCACTTCACGCAGGCCGAGGCGGCCACCAGCGCCCAGGACTTCACCAGCCTTGCTGTCACGTCCCGCGAGGAGAAGACGGCCCTCGCCGCGGAGATCGGCGACTTCAAGTTCAACAGCCCCTACGGCCCCGACCTCAAGCGCTGGCTGCGCATGGGCATCGGCCTGCACCACGCGGGCCTGCTGCCCAAGTACCGCATCCTCATGGAGCGCCTGGCGCAGAAGGGCCTGCTCAAGGTCATCTGCGGCACGGACACGCTGGGCGTGGGCATCAACGTGCCCATCCGCACAGTGCTCTTCACCAAGCTCTGCAAGTACGGCGGCCAGAAGACGAGCATCCTCAGCGCCCGGGACTTCCACCAGATCTCGGGCCGCGCGGGCCGCAAGGGCTTCGACACCGTGGGCTACGTGGTGGCCCAGGCCCCGGAGCACGTCATCGAGAACTTCCGCCTGTCGCAGAAGCCCGGGAAGAAGTTCGTGAAGCGCCCCGCCCCCGAGCGGAACTACGCCCACTGGGACAAGTCCACCTTCGAGAAGCTGCAGGCCGCCGCGCCCGAGCGCCTGGTGAGCCGCTTCCAGGTGAACCACGGCATGCTGCTGAACGTGCTGAGTCGCAGGGGCGACGGCTGCCAGGCCATGCGCCACCTCATCCACGACTGCCACGAGACCGAGCATCAGAAGGCCGCCCACTTCCGCCGGGGCTGGCAGCTCTTCAAGACGCTGGTGGTGCGGGGCATCGTCGAGTTCCAGCCGCCCGATGAATTCGGTCGCAAGCTGCGCGTGAACGCCGACCTGCAGGCGGACTTCGGCATGGACGAAACGCTGAGCCTCTACCTGCTGGACACGCTGCCCCTGCTGGAGGTGGACTCTCCCACCTACGCGCTCGACCTCATCACGCTGGTGGAAAGCATCCTGGAGGACCCGGACTTCATCCTGCGCAGCCAGCTGCACAAGCTGAAGGGCCAGGCCGTGGCCGAGATGAAGCTGGCGGGCATCGAGTACGAGCAGCGCATGGCGGAGCTGGAGAAGCTGGAATACCCCAAGCCCCTGCGCGACTTCATCTACACCACCTTCAACGAGTTCGCCGACAAGCATCCCTGGGTGGGTCAGGAGAACATCCGCCCCAAGTCCATCGTGCGGGAGATGTTCGAAAGCTACCTGAGCTTCGCCGACTACGTGCGCACCTACGAGCTGCAGCGGGGGGAGGGCCTGCTGCTCCGCCACATCAACAGCGCCTTCAAGGTGCTGTCGAAGACCGTGCCCGACGCCTTCAAGACCGACGAGGTGCGCGAGATGGAGGCCTATCTCTCGGCCATGCTCAAACAGGTGGATTCCAGCCTGCTGGATGCCTGGGAGCGCATGCAGAACCCCGACTTCATCCGCGCCGAAACCGCCCTGGCCATCCCCGGCGCCGAGGAAGCCGCCAAGGACATCACCCGTGACCGCAAGGCCTTCATGGCGGCCATCCGCGCCCGTCTCTTCGCCCTCCTCCACGCCTGCGCCACCGAGGACTGGGAGGAGGCCGAGGCCGTGCTGGGAGAAGCTGCTGGCGAAGGCGTCACGCCCGAAGACGGCGAGGGCGAGCCCTGGACGGCGGAGCGTCTCAAGGCCACCTTCAGCGCCTACACCGCCACGCATCAGGGCCCGCGCCTCGATCCCGAAGGCCGCAACCAGCGCCACACCTACGTGCAGCCCAAGGCCGGCGACCCGCGCTTCCTCGTGGTGCAGCAGATGCTCGTGGACACCGGGGAACTCAACGACTGGGCCCTCGAACTGGAAGTGGATCTGGCGGCCAGCCGTGAGGCGGGGCAGGCGGTGCTGCAGCTGGTGAGGTGCGGGGAGTTCCGGTAG
- a CDS encoding DUF2911 domain-containing protein, with protein sequence MTRIAVALFATAPFLFAQAPPLVLPVASPRAQVQQRVGLTDIEVTYHRPAVKGRKVWGGLVPYGKVWRAGADENTVIAFDTPIRVGGTTLPAGRYGLHMLPTATTWTVMFSSQSQGWGSYSYDAKEDVAKVTVTPVPAEATERLAYTFDDPSDKGVTLSLRWEQLRVPIPIEVDTKAVVVASLRNQVRGLGQFFPETWSAAAGWCARNDTNLDEALAWVDRSLAMKETYAGLRTKAALLEKKGDAKGAETLRARALTVATEVEVNQAGYGLLGQNKIDEAIVLFQRNVKEHPDSWNTYDSLAEAYGLKGDKAQAAANYRKALDKVKAEDQRARIQEELAKLK encoded by the coding sequence ATGACCCGCATCGCTGTGGCCCTGTTCGCAACCGCGCCCTTCCTCTTCGCCCAGGCGCCGCCCCTGGTCCTGCCGGTGGCCAGCCCCCGGGCCCAGGTGCAGCAGCGGGTGGGGCTGACGGACATCGAGGTGACCTACCACCGCCCGGCCGTGAAGGGCCGCAAGGTGTGGGGCGGGCTGGTGCCCTACGGCAAGGTCTGGCGGGCCGGGGCTGACGAGAACACTGTCATCGCCTTCGACACGCCCATCCGCGTGGGCGGCACCACGCTGCCCGCGGGGCGCTACGGCCTCCACATGCTGCCCACGGCCACCACCTGGACTGTGATGTTCAGCAGCCAGTCCCAGGGCTGGGGCAGCTACAGCTACGACGCGAAGGAGGACGTGGCCAAGGTGACGGTGACGCCCGTGCCCGCCGAAGCCACGGAGCGGCTGGCCTATACCTTCGACGATCCCTCCGACAAGGGCGTCACCCTTTCCCTGCGCTGGGAGCAGCTGCGGGTGCCCATCCCCATCGAGGTGGATACGAAGGCGGTGGTGGTGGCCAGCCTGCGGAACCAGGTGCGGGGCCTGGGGCAGTTCTTCCCCGAGACCTGGAGTGCCGCCGCGGGCTGGTGCGCTCGCAACGACACGAACCTGGACGAGGCCCTGGCCTGGGTGGACCGCTCCCTGGCCATGAAGGAGACCTACGCTGGTCTGCGCACCAAGGCCGCCCTGCTGGAGAAGAAGGGCGACGCCAAGGGCGCCGAGACGCTGCGGGCCAGGGCCCTGACCGTGGCCACCGAGGTCGAGGTCAACCAGGCGGGCTACGGGCTGCTGGGCCAGAACAAGATCGATGAGGCCATCGTCCTCTTCCAGCGCAACGTGAAGGAGCACCCGGATTCCTGGAACACCTACGACAGCCTGGCCGAGGCGTACGGTCTCAAGGGTGACAAGGCCCAGGCCGCAGCCAATTACAGGAAGGCCCTCGACAAGGTGAAGGCCGAGGACCAGCGCGCCCGCATTCAGGAGGAGCTGGCCAAGCTGAAGTAG
- a CDS encoding M4 family metallopeptidase, with the protein MLRSFMRPVPALVLALAAGAAPLGAASPTLTPAQLAAAKAQQPTRTALAQASLTQLAGQLNLGPSAGFQPHHASTNAQGRTIVRFHQTHEGHRVWAGEAIAHVEPDGQVRTLTQGLKPQVALASATARLSADEAKAIALKNLAPKGAMPQSPKVEQVVFPTRFTGGLATRMDPIRHQEVWDKQMSIWTKAPADAYVLAYEVRTLLTNKQDGHQEMCYIIDAGTGAILRKWNALQGDAPAQGTGASYYRGTVPLSTTQAGDGTYALIAKDRGSLPNPFAMAQGVNWTGLTLAYGSIDLNTGNFNINPYTGHATNQWGSGQLMPFPYDFNATWDWWDWSHWWAGSLIEYSPDGMSAWLQGTLSPDGETTAVDAHYGLSTTWDFYKNVFGRNGIDDLGSSTFGAVHNMSYGSAGVVPYSDNAYWAPWYFGMVFGDGSYGAPGAPYVGFKALTELDITGHELSHGVTEYSANLIYDGESGGLNEGNSDIFGKMVQAYADGGAAGATIPDFPTGDLTKWEVGRNSGPSTAEPLRYMYRPSLDGASADCWFDGIELIDVHYSSGPLNRFFYFLSCGASSTPASTTYSPYYPPGLAGIGNDKAARIWYKTLTEHLVPDADFMAARDASILSAKELYGNGADCPESLAVTKAWSAVNVGLAPGQAPRVGVSFPVVNGAGSWLDANASPSGVLKKVQVFPTRTNVQIVANVVNTANKALTFTTPKWEGYAPAGTIKADGTWTTPDWTYYFELLSVKATSQVDPSQFARAQMLLMDLDCDTDGDMDAVDLGATAMSWYKEGAYFDTPNPFARVAGGGDWDVVFFTQAFANAFPVK; encoded by the coding sequence ATGCTTCGATCCTTCATGCGTCCGGTGCCGGCCCTGGTGCTCGCCCTGGCCGCCGGCGCCGCGCCCCTGGGCGCGGCCAGCCCGACCCTCACGCCCGCCCAGCTCGCGGCGGCCAAGGCCCAGCAGCCCACCCGGACCGCCCTGGCCCAGGCCAGTCTCACCCAGCTGGCCGGCCAGCTCAACCTCGGCCCCTCGGCCGGCTTCCAGCCCCACCATGCCTCCACCAACGCCCAGGGCCGCACCATCGTCCGCTTCCACCAGACCCATGAAGGCCATCGCGTGTGGGCCGGCGAGGCCATCGCCCACGTAGAGCCCGACGGCCAGGTGCGGACGCTCACCCAGGGCCTCAAGCCCCAGGTGGCCCTCGCCAGCGCCACCGCCCGCCTGAGCGCGGACGAGGCGAAGGCCATCGCCCTGAAGAACCTCGCCCCCAAGGGCGCCATGCCCCAGTCCCCCAAGGTGGAGCAGGTGGTCTTCCCCACCCGGTTCACCGGCGGCCTGGCCACCCGGATGGACCCCATCCGGCACCAGGAGGTCTGGGACAAGCAGATGAGCATCTGGACCAAGGCGCCCGCCGATGCCTATGTGCTGGCCTACGAAGTGCGCACCCTCCTGACCAATAAGCAGGACGGCCACCAGGAGATGTGCTACATCATCGACGCCGGCACCGGCGCCATCCTGCGCAAGTGGAACGCCCTCCAGGGAGATGCCCCGGCCCAGGGAACCGGCGCCAGCTACTACCGCGGCACGGTGCCCCTCTCCACCACCCAGGCCGGGGACGGCACCTACGCCCTCATCGCCAAGGACCGCGGCAGCCTGCCCAATCCCTTCGCCATGGCGCAGGGCGTCAACTGGACCGGCCTCACCCTCGCCTACGGCTCCATCGACCTGAACACCGGCAACTTCAACATCAATCCCTACACCGGCCATGCCACCAACCAGTGGGGCAGCGGCCAGCTCATGCCCTTCCCCTACGACTTCAACGCCACCTGGGACTGGTGGGACTGGTCGCACTGGTGGGCCGGCTCCCTCATCGAATACAGTCCGGACGGCATGTCGGCCTGGCTCCAGGGCACCCTCTCCCCCGATGGGGAGACCACCGCGGTGGATGCCCACTACGGCCTGAGCACCACCTGGGACTTCTACAAGAATGTCTTCGGCCGGAACGGCATCGACGACCTGGGCTCCTCGACCTTCGGCGCCGTCCACAACATGAGCTACGGAAGCGCCGGCGTCGTGCCCTACTCCGACAACGCCTACTGGGCCCCCTGGTACTTCGGCATGGTCTTCGGCGATGGCAGCTACGGTGCTCCAGGAGCCCCTTATGTGGGCTTCAAGGCCCTCACCGAGCTCGACATCACCGGCCATGAGCTGAGCCACGGCGTCACGGAATACTCGGCCAACCTCATCTACGACGGCGAGTCCGGCGGCCTGAACGAAGGCAACTCGGACATCTTCGGCAAGATGGTGCAGGCCTATGCGGACGGCGGGGCGGCGGGCGCCACCATTCCCGACTTCCCAACAGGCGACCTGACCAAGTGGGAGGTGGGCCGCAACTCGGGACCGAGCACCGCCGAGCCCCTGCGCTACATGTACCGCCCCAGTCTGGATGGCGCCAGCGCCGACTGCTGGTTCGACGGCATCGAACTCATCGACGTCCACTACAGCAGCGGCCCCCTGAACCGGTTCTTCTACTTCCTCAGCTGCGGCGCCTCCAGCACACCGGCCAGCACCACCTACAGCCCCTACTACCCGCCGGGGCTCGCGGGCATCGGCAACGACAAGGCCGCCCGCATCTGGTACAAGACGCTCACCGAGCACCTGGTCCCCGATGCCGACTTCATGGCGGCCCGGGATGCCTCGATCCTCTCCGCCAAGGAGCTCTACGGTAATGGCGCCGACTGCCCCGAGTCCCTGGCCGTGACCAAGGCCTGGTCCGCCGTGAACGTGGGCCTGGCCCCCGGTCAGGCTCCCCGCGTGGGTGTGTCCTTCCCCGTGGTCAACGGCGCAGGGAGCTGGCTCGATGCCAATGCCTCCCCCTCCGGCGTCCTGAAGAAGGTCCAGGTCTTCCCCACCCGCACCAACGTGCAGATCGTGGCCAACGTGGTGAACACTGCCAACAAGGCCCTGACCTTCACCACCCCGAAGTGGGAGGGCTACGCCCCGGCCGGCACCATCAAGGCTGATGGCACCTGGACCACGCCGGACTGGACCTACTACTTTGAACTCCTGAGCGTGAAGGCCACCAGCCAGGTCGATCCCAGCCAGTTCGCCAGGGCCCAGATGCTGCTGATGGATCTGGACTGCGACACCGACGGGGACATGGATGCCGTCGATCTCGGCGCTACCGCCATGAGCTGGTACAAGGAGGGCGCCTACTTCGACACGCCCAACCCCTTCGCCCGCGTGGCCGGCGGCGGCGACTGGGACGTCGTCTTCTTCACCCAGGCCTTCGCCAACGCCTTCCCGGTGAAGTAG
- a CDS encoding M4 family metallopeptidase, protein MPGSFRRPLTALVFTLAVGASLAGAQPMSPSARTYHLAQQPRRAALAQDHLMAQRTSLGLGEREAFTPVHTFTNAEGETVVRLDHTFEGHRVLGSQAIAKVPLGGAVQVHTGKVLSGIQVAGEPTLSERTATAIALRHLDAKGPMKGVPRVERVLFPAKFLGGLATTVDSETGKTLLDRKHSVHARLASPYVWAYEVQTRLDNPEDGPKQLTYFIDARTGKILRINDQLERQAVAPSTGTGKGQYNGTVSIPTSQMLDGTYALFDPTRGALPNPELQWYADDGSGWSPTGLQVWYQQNDAAGNNTWSSFLFQGNLTNNWGDGLPFTAYGQEGGANGQSMGVDAMYALTRTWDFYNNVFSLNGMDGKGTTVYAKVGMTGDWYRNNAYWDPSNMSINLGTGTPTGFGAFTEFDVIAHEMTHGVTSHTVKFVNSAGYEEAGLNEATSDFFSQMAKAYVTGDGGSTIPDSGTDWKIGAGVGHGTPIRYLDKPSLDQRSVDGWYDGVHYMDGHYSAGVLNRALYFLAHGASATPGDPDYSPYLPQGMKGIGNEKTARIWFKAVTELLYSGGTGSVTFMDARKAAIEAALQLYGEWAGGWGMNSLVSHAVENAFGAANVGLNYAETSRTQVLFADWRNNDYISRTHFVDTGWNRSQFLPVGERVVPRITVLNNANTAVTWSLGGPSLYNGSSHAKGGVINADGSWTTPYELGWYHITATSKADPNQFAEGKAFLIHMDTDQDGEQDALDLGPIAFSWYLGKVLNPSHSMFEATLIDDGDIAAFADAMRATWWVK, encoded by the coding sequence ATGCCCGGCTCGTTCCGACGCCCGCTGACGGCGCTGGTCTTCACCCTGGCCGTGGGCGCGTCCCTGGCTGGCGCCCAGCCCATGTCCCCCTCCGCGCGGACCTACCACCTGGCGCAGCAGCCCAGGCGCGCGGCGCTGGCCCAGGACCACCTCATGGCCCAGCGGACCAGCCTCGGCCTCGGCGAACGGGAAGCCTTCACCCCGGTCCACACGTTCACCAACGCCGAGGGCGAGACCGTCGTCCGCCTTGACCACACCTTCGAGGGCCATCGCGTGCTGGGCAGCCAGGCCATCGCCAAGGTGCCCCTGGGCGGTGCCGTCCAGGTCCACACTGGGAAGGTCCTTTCGGGCATCCAGGTGGCCGGCGAGCCCACGCTCTCCGAGCGCACCGCCACCGCCATCGCTCTCCGGCACCTGGACGCCAAGGGCCCCATGAAGGGGGTCCCCCGGGTCGAGCGCGTGCTCTTCCCCGCGAAGTTCCTCGGGGGCCTCGCGACCACCGTGGATTCCGAGACCGGGAAGACGCTGCTGGACCGCAAGCACTCGGTCCACGCCAGGCTCGCCTCCCCCTACGTCTGGGCCTACGAGGTGCAGACCCGCCTTGACAACCCTGAGGACGGCCCCAAGCAGCTGACCTACTTCATCGATGCACGCACCGGGAAGATCCTCCGCATCAACGACCAGCTCGAACGGCAGGCCGTGGCACCCAGTACCGGTACCGGCAAGGGCCAGTACAACGGCACGGTCTCCATCCCCACCAGCCAGATGCTGGACGGCACCTACGCCCTGTTCGACCCCACCCGGGGCGCCCTGCCCAACCCCGAGCTGCAATGGTATGCGGACGACGGCTCAGGCTGGAGTCCCACCGGGTTGCAGGTCTGGTACCAGCAGAACGACGCCGCTGGCAACAACACCTGGTCCTCCTTCCTCTTCCAGGGGAACCTGACGAACAACTGGGGCGACGGCCTGCCGTTCACCGCGTACGGCCAGGAGGGCGGCGCCAACGGCCAGAGCATGGGCGTGGATGCCATGTATGCCCTGACCCGGACCTGGGACTTCTACAACAACGTGTTCTCCCTGAACGGCATGGACGGAAAGGGGACCACCGTCTACGCCAAGGTGGGCATGACCGGCGACTGGTACCGGAACAACGCCTACTGGGATCCCTCCAACATGTCCATCAACCTGGGCACCGGCACCCCCACGGGTTTCGGGGCCTTCACCGAGTTCGACGTGATCGCCCACGAAATGACCCACGGAGTCACCTCCCACACGGTCAAGTTCGTGAACTCGGCCGGGTACGAGGAGGCGGGCCTGAACGAGGCCACCTCCGACTTCTTCTCCCAGATGGCCAAAGCCTACGTCACCGGAGACGGGGGAAGCACCATCCCCGACTCGGGCACGGATTGGAAGATCGGTGCCGGGGTGGGTCACGGCACCCCGATCCGCTACCTGGACAAGCCCAGCCTGGACCAGCGCAGCGTCGACGGCTGGTACGACGGCGTCCACTACATGGACGGCCACTACTCCGCCGGCGTGCTGAACCGGGCCCTCTACTTTCTGGCCCACGGCGCCTCCGCCACCCCCGGCGACCCTGACTACAGCCCCTACCTGCCCCAGGGCATGAAGGGCATCGGCAACGAGAAGACTGCCCGCATCTGGTTCAAGGCCGTCACGGAGCTGCTCTACAGCGGCGGCACGGGCTCCGTCACCTTCATGGATGCCCGCAAGGCGGCCATCGAGGCTGCGCTCCAGCTCTACGGCGAATGGGCCGGCGGCTGGGGCATGAACAGCCTCGTTTCCCACGCGGTGGAGAACGCCTTCGGCGCGGCCAACGTGGGCCTCAACTACGCCGAGACCTCCCGCACCCAGGTGCTCTTCGCCGACTGGCGGAACAACGACTACATCTCCCGCACCCACTTCGTGGACACCGGGTGGAACCGGTCCCAGTTCCTGCCCGTCGGGGAGCGGGTCGTCCCCCGGATCACCGTGCTGAACAACGCGAACACGGCGGTCACCTGGAGCCTGGGCGGCCCCTCCCTCTACAACGGGTCCAGCCATGCCAAGGGCGGTGTGATCAACGCCGACGGCAGCTGGACCACGCCCTACGAGCTGGGCTGGTACCACATCACGGCCACCAGCAAGGCGGATCCCAACCAGTTCGCCGAAGGCAAGGCCTTCCTCATCCACATGGACACTGACCAGGACGGCGAACAGGACGCCCTGGACCTGGGTCCCATCGCCTTCTCCTGGTACCTGGGCAAGGTCCTGAACCCGTCCCATTCCATGTTCGAAGCCACCCTGATCGACGATGGCGACATCGCCGCCTTCGCCGACGCCATGCGAGCCACCTGGTGGGTCAAGTGA
- a CDS encoding antibiotic biosynthesis monooxygenase family protein, which produces MRPSPKSSVKVMSALLTARPEKQEEFLQTLQSLKHDIQQQSGCLECTIGQEASGGPEFFIFVVWKDLAHLEAHLDSEAFRILLGATSVLTAPAGFRFIAADSAFSPQGFLGRNRRAVS; this is translated from the coding sequence ATGAGACCCAGCCCCAAGTCCAGCGTGAAGGTCATGAGCGCCCTTCTGACCGCCCGCCCCGAGAAGCAGGAGGAATTCCTGCAGACGCTCCAGAGCCTGAAGCACGACATCCAGCAGCAATCCGGCTGCCTGGAGTGCACCATCGGCCAGGAGGCCTCGGGCGGCCCGGAATTCTTCATCTTTGTGGTCTGGAAGGACCTGGCCCACCTGGAAGCCCACCTGGACTCCGAGGCCTTCCGCATCCTCCTGGGGGCCACCAGCGTCCTCACCGCCCCCGCAGGCTTCCGCTTCATCGCGGCGGACTCGGCTTTCTCCCCCCAGGGCTTCCTGGGTCGGAATCGCCGGGCCGTGAGCTAG